The following is a genomic window from Synergistaceae bacterium.
AAAGCGGCCCGAACAGGACTTCTGGGCCCATCTGATCGAATAGTGATCGTCGTCACGGGCAACGGGCTCAAGGATATCGGCAGCGCGCAAAAAGCCACAGGGAAAGCCGTGACGGTCCTTCCCGATCTGGCAGATTTTCAGCGAAAAGTTCGGATTCAGGATTTGTGAAAACATTCAGGATTTATGAAATCAGAAAAGGAGACAGAGTGATGAAAACGGCAAAACAGTTTCTTGCGGCGGCGGACCCGGAGGTCAACGAGATATGCAAAAAAGAGCGTAAACGTCAGGAGGAGGGCATCGAGCTGATCGCCTCGGAAAACATCGTGCATCCGGCCATCCTGGCCGCCATGGGGTCCGTGCTCACCAACAAATACGCCGAAGGGTATCCTCACGCCCGCTACTATGGCGGCTGCGACGTGGTGGACGTGGTGGAAGACCTCGCCCGGGAGCGCGCCAAAAAACTTTTCAGATGCGACCACGTCAACGTTCAGCCCCATTCCGGATCTCAGGCCAACATGGCGGTTTACCTCACGGTTCTTCAGCCCGGCGACACGGTTCTCGCGATGGATCTCGCCCACGGCGGGCACCTGACCCACGGCTCACCGGTGAATTTTTCGGGGAAGCTGTTCAATTTCGTTCACTACGGCGTCAAACGGGAAAACGGCCGAATCGACATGGACGACGTGGAAAAGAAGGCGATGAAACACCATCCTAAACTGATTGTCTGCGGAGCCAGCGCCTACCCCAGAGAAATCGATGCGGAGGCGTTCCACAAAGTGGCCCAAAAAGCGGGCTCACTGCTGATGTTCGACATTGCCCACATCGCGGGGCTGGTGGCCACGAAACTCCACAAGGACCCCATGCCCTGGTGCGACTTTGTGACGACCACGACTCATAAAACCCTGCGAGGGCCGCGGGGAGGTATGGTAATGTGCAAAGAGAATTTCGCGAAGGCGCTGGACAAGACGATTTTCCCCGGAATGCAGGGCGGGCCGCTGATGCACATCATCGCGGCGAAGGCCACGGCCTTCAAACTGGCGCTGGATCCCTCCTTCAAAAAATATCAGAAACAGATTCTGGCAAACGCGAAAACGCTGGCGGCGGAACTCCTGAAGTATGGGTTCGACCTGGTTTCCGGAGGGACGGACAACCACATGATGCTGGTGGACCTGAGGAACAAAGGACTGACGGGAAAGGTCATGGAGCACGCTCTGGATGAGGCGGGACTGACGGTTAACAAAAACGCGGTGCCCTTCGACACCGAGAAACCCACGATCACCAGCGGAATCCGCCTTGGAACTCCCTCCGTGACCACCCGAGGATTCGAAGAAACCGAGATAAAGCGCGTCGCCGCGTGGATCGACCAAATCTCCAGGGACGCGGGCAACAAAGAGCTGCTGGCGACGGTTCGAAATGAAGTGCGGGAGCTGTGCTCGAACTTCCCCGTTTATCCCGATCTGGAGTAAAATAATTTTCGAGATTGACCGCCCTGTTTGTGCTTAAGCCGAAGGAGGTTCGCGCGAGATGATCGACCTGACGATGAACGAAGAAAACCTGAAGCGTTCCGTAGCGTTGGCGAAACGGCGCAATATTGTGATTCCGACATTCAGGCAGATGAAGAACCCCGACGCCCACACTCCGGACAAAATAAAGGAAAAACTGCGACACACAGGGCTATGGGATGTGGATCCGGCGAACCTCTTCCGCATCACCTGGAAAAACCAGCCCAGGGATTCGGGAGGGCTTTACGGAAAGGTCAACGCCTTCGAAATGCCCAAAGAAATCACGGGAGTCAGGGCTCGCATCTTCGCCCTGTGCGGCAAGTGGTTCCCCACGGGCGCTCACAAGGTGGGGGCGAGTTTCGGATGTCTCGTCCCGCGCCTTGTGACCGGTCAGTTCGACCCCACGCGGCACAGAGCCGTGTGGCCCTCCACCGGGAACTTCTGCCGGGGCGGAGCTTATAACGCCCAGCTTTTGGGCTGTGAATCGGTGGCGATTCTGCCGGAGGGCATGAGCCGGGAGCGATTCGAGTGGCTGAAGACCGTGGCCGGGGAAATCATCGCGACGCCGGGCACTGAAAGCAACGTGAAGGAGATTTACGACAAAGTCGCCGAAATTCGCGCTACCCGCCCGGAGGCCGTGATTTTTAACCAGTTCGAGGAAATGGGCAACCACCTGTGGCACTACACGGTCACGGGAAGCGCCATGGAGGAGCTTTTCAACGATATTAAAGGCTCCAGGGACCGCTTCTTCGGAGTGGTGGTGACCTCGGGGTCCGCCGGAACCACCGCCGCCGGAGACTGGCTGAAGGAGGCATTTCCCCGCGCGAAGCTCGGCGTCGGGGAGGCTTTGCAGTGTCCAACCCTGCTCTGGAACGGATTCGGCGACCATCGTATTGAGGGGATCGGCGACAAACACGTTCCCTGGGTCCACAACGTCAAAAATACCGACCTGATATTCGCCATCGACGACAACGTTTGCATAGCCATGATTCGCCTCTGCAACGAGCCGGAAGGGCACGCATATCTGAGAAGCGCCGGCGTGAAGGAGGCGGATTTGGAAAAACTCTCTCTGATGGGAATTTCCGGCGCCGCCAACGTCGCCATGGCCGTCAAAATGGCGAAATATTACGAGCTTACCGAACGGGACGTCATCATGACGGTGTTCACCGATTCCATGGACATGTACCGCTCACGCCTCACGGAGCTGAACGAAGCCCGAGGGGCTTACACGCGGACTCAGGCGGCGGTCGATCACAATCGCTACGTTCTTGGACTCGGAATTGACGGGATGCAGGAACTCACCTATCAGGACCGCCGACGCATCCACAACCTTAAATATTACACCTGGGTGGAGCAACAGGGTAAAACCTCCGAGGAGCTGAACGCCCAGTGGTACGATCCGGATTACTGGGACAACATCCACAAAATGGCCGAGGTCATCGACAGGAAGATCGACGCCTTCAACAGCATGACGGAACTGGAGGAGGCGGAATCAGGAGGGAATTAGGGGACTGAGAATTCATCAATTTCTGCCCTTGACATTGACCTTGTTTTTGATAAAATTTCGCCTGTTGCTGTGGTGGGGAATGGTGCAACGGCAGCACGCCTGACTCTGGATCAGGTAATCGGGGTTCGAATCCCTGTTCCCCAGCCAAATCTGCAGTAAAAGGTGTTTATGAGGTCCCATCGACTAGTGGTCCAGGTCGTAGCCCTCTCAAGGCTAAAACGCGGGTTCGAACCCCGCTGGGACCGCCAATTTCCGACCACAAAAGATTCATAAGAAGACTTCGTTCCGGCGGAGTCTTTTTTATCTGTTTTCACGAGATCTGTGTTCACGAGAATCGACGGGAGGACTTTCACATGCCGTTCCAAATCGTCCAAAACGACATTACAAAGATGAACGTGGATGCTATCGTCAACGCGGCCAATACCCGACTTCTGATGGGAGGCGGCGTTTGCGGCGCGATTTTTGGCGCGGCCGGCGCTGAGGAACTCCAAAAGGAATGCGACGCCATCGGCGGCTGCAAAACAGGGCAGGCCGTCCTCACCAAAGGCTGCCGTCTTCCGGCGAAGTACATCATCCATACTCCGGGGCCCGTCTGGCAGGGTGGAGAAGAGGGCGAGCCGGAACTGCTCAGGGGCTGCTACGCAAACTCCCTGGCTCTGGCCCGAAGCCAGGGGTGTACCTCCATCGCGTTCCCCCTGATCTCCTCCGGCATATTCGGCTACCCGAGGGACAGGGCACTGGAAGTGGCGGTTGACGCCGTCAAAAGTTTTCTGGCGGAAAACGATATGAACGTTTTTCTCGTGTTCTTTGACAAAAGGTTTTTTTGTCTTCCGGAGGATCTCCTGGAACCCGTCGAAAGCTTTATCGAGGAGTATTATTCCGATTCCCGCTTCCTGCGAACCTGTTCCGACCTCGGCCGCCGTATGACGAAGCGGTTCGCGAAACGGCCCGAAGAGCCCTTCTCAAAAATGCTCCTGCGGCTGATGGAGGCAAGCGGAAAAACGGACGCGGCAATCCGCAACGGAGCGAATATCGACCAAAAGCGCCTCACCGAAATTCGCCGCGGCGAATCGGGCGCTCCGGACAAAAAAACCCTTCTGGCCCTGGCCGTCGCGCTGGAACTGAACAAAGCCGATACGGACGATCTGTTGGAGCGGGCGGGGCACTCTCTGTCACACAGCGACAAACAGGACGTCATCGTCGCTTATTTCATCATCAGCGGACGATATGACATTTATACCATCAACGAAACACTGTTCCACTTTGACCAGCCGCTCCTGGGCGGCTGATCTCAACCCGTCATCTTCTTTTTTATGGCATATGCCTTATTTTATGGCATCTGCGACGATCTGCCGCGCCTCATCCTGGAGGCGGCGCAGATGGTTCTGGTCCCTGAAGCTCTCCGCATAGATTTTGTAAAGGTCTTCGGTCCCCGACGGGCGTGCGGCGAACCACCCGTTTTCGGTGACCACCTTGAGTCCGCCGATGGGGGCCCCGTTGCCCGGAGCGTTCGTCAGCCTGGCCGTGATCTTCTCTCCCGCCAGGGTGTCCGCTCTGACCCTGTCGGGGGACAGTCTGCTCAGAGCCGCCTTCTGATCGGGCGTGGCCGGGGAATCGATTCGCTCATACACAGGCGTCCCGTACCGAGCGGTAAGAGAGGCGTAATGCTCCTCGGGGTTCCTTTCCGTCACGGCTGTGATCTCCGCCGCCAGGAGGTCCATGATGAAACCATCCTTGTCGGTCGTCCAGGTCGTCCCGTCCATCCGCAGGAAAGACGCTCCGGCGCTTTCCTCTCCCCCGAAACCCATACTCCCGTCCAGCAGTCCGTCCACAAACCACTTGAACCCCACGGGAACCTCGCAGAGCGTACGACCCAGCCCCCGCGTCACCCGGTCGATCATGGAGCTGGAAACGACGGTCTTTCCCACAACCGCCGCCGCACTCCAACGACTGCGGCTTTTAAAGAGATGCGCGATGCTCACGGCAAGATACGCGTTGGGGCTCATCAGCCCCGCCGGGGTCACGATGCCGTGGCGGTCGAAATCAGTGTCGTTGCCGAAAGCGACGTCAAAATTGTCCTTCATCTCCACAAGGCTGGACATGGCCCAGGGAGAAGAGCAGTCCATACGGATTTTCCCGTCGTGATCCAGCGTCATGAAGCTGAAGGTGGGGTCCACCCTTCTGTTCACGATTTCAAGGTTCCGAAGACCGTAGATTCCGGCGATGGGTTCCCAGTAGTTCACGCCGGAGCCACCCATGGGGTCCACGCCGATGTGCACCCCCGAATCGCGAATGACGTCCATGTCCACGACGTTGCGCAGGTCGTTCACATAGGGCAAAATGTAGTCGTAAAAACGTGTCGTCTCACAGGCCAGCGCCTTCTCGAAGGGAAGCCGGCGAATTTTTTCATATCCCGCCGCGATAAGCTCGTTAGCGCGTTTCTGGACAAGGGAAGTGATCTCCGGAGACGCCGGCCCGCCGCTGGGGGGGTCATACTTAATACCCCCGTCCTCGGGGGGATTGTGCGACGGGGTGATCACCAGCCCGTCCGCCGTTCCGCCGGTATCCGAGCGCTCCCGGTTCCAGACGAGAATCGCCCGGGACACCACCGGCGTGGGAGCGGGGCCGAGGTCGTCCTGCAGCACGATTTCCACGCCTTCCGCCGCCAGCACCTCCACACAGGTTCTCAGGGCGGGTTCGGAAAGCGCGTGCGTGTCCGCCCCGATGAAAAGCGGGCCCCGTATCCCCGCAGACGCCCGGTACTCCGCCACCGCCAGCGCGATGGACGCGATATGAGCCTCATTGAAGCTGTGCCGGGATGAGGAGCCCCGATGTCCCGAAGTACCGAAAGCCACTCTGTGGGAGACCTCCGCGGGATCGGGTCTGTTCGTGTAATATTCGCTGATCAGCCGCGGGATGTTGGCCAACACCTCCCGTGGCGCTGTTTTGCCTGCAAGCGGAGAGACAGTCATAATAACCATTTACCTCCTTTCGACATCTGCGCGACAATACTCATGAGCCCTTCCTATCGAATGGCGTAGAGGTTACCGTCGGCGCTGCCCAGGAAAAGCACACCCCCCGAGAAGGCGGGAGTTCCATTGATGCCTCCCCCCGTGGAGAAGGTGAATCGAGCGGTTCCATCCGCGGCGCTCAGCACGAACAGGGTGCCCTGTCCTCCGCCGGCAAAGACGTATCCGTCGGCCAGAACGGGCGCTCCTGAAACCGTTCCTCCCTCGGTGTCGAAGGTCCACTGAAGCCCTCCGTTCTCCGCGGAAAGAGACACAACTTTACCCCTGGCCGTGCCCGCCAGTACCCGGCCCTCTCCCACAAAGGGGGAGGTCGTCACGGGGTCGCCCACTTTGGTGTTCCACAGAGGAATGACCCCCTTGATCCGAACCGCCTGTATGGACCCGTCCCAACTGGAAAAATACGCGTTCTCTCCTGAGGTTACCGGAGTATTGATCGCGCCGCCGGCGCCGCCTCCCCACTGGCGTTTGCCCGACGCCGAGGAAAGGACGCTGAGGACGCCGTTATGCCCTCCCACGTAAACGGAGCCGTCTGAGAAGAAAGGCGCGCTCTGCAGCTCTTCTCCGGTATAACGCCACAGTTCGCCGCCGTCGGAGGCGGAGATCGCGTACAGCACGCCGTCGCCCTTCACAAAGTATACCCTGCCATCGCCCGCCGTCGTGCCGTCCACCAGGGAATCCGCTCCATATCCATCGGAAGAGGGCGAATATTTCCAGATCACCGTGCCATCGGCGAGGTTCAGAGCCGTTACGGTCCCGTCCGACTGGGCGAACACGACCGCTTTGTCCAGGACCGAGGGAAGGCCCACCACAGCGGTGCTCCCCCGGTAAACCCAGGCGGGCCGGCCTGAAGCCGCGTAAACGGCGTGCAGAGCGCCGCTGGAGTCCCCCGCGAGGATCAGTCCGTCCACAGCCGCTATGGAGCTGGTGATTGGAGACTCCGCGTTGTAGGTCCATCCCAGAGTCCCGCTCCACGCCGACGCCGAGCGCACCCACAGTATCGACGTCAGAAAAACTATCGCACAAACACCCCAGGACGCCCGTTTCATTTCGATTCCCTCCATCTCCGTAATACTCCATCATATGCTTCATAATGCCGCAATTTTTATATGCAGTTTACGCAAACTGCGCAGACCGCAGAATCCTATTATAATGTAGTCTCATTTCCGTGAAAAGTGCAATTTCACTGCACAGAACATCCTGAACGCGGGAGCCTCGCGCCTGCTTCCTTTTGTCTCATGTTGTTTCCATGATAATATTTTTAGAGAAGGGGTGAAGGTCGTGTTTACGGATTTTAAAAAAATCAAAGAGTGGTTCCGGGAATATACGCATACTTTCAACATCTCGGACTCCATGATTCAGATGAAATACAGACACAGCTTCGAGGTCATGAACATTGGCAGACGGCTGACCGAGGCGCTGAACTGGACGGAACCGGATGCGGCCGCGGGCGTTTCGGCCTGCCTCCTGCATGACACGGGGCGTTTCAGTCAGTATGCCGAGTT
Proteins encoded in this region:
- a CDS encoding serine hydroxymethyltransferase, which encodes MKTAKQFLAAADPEVNEICKKERKRQEEGIELIASENIVHPAILAAMGSVLTNKYAEGYPHARYYGGCDVVDVVEDLARERAKKLFRCDHVNVQPHSGSQANMAVYLTVLQPGDTVLAMDLAHGGHLTHGSPVNFSGKLFNFVHYGVKRENGRIDMDDVEKKAMKHHPKLIVCGASAYPREIDAEAFHKVAQKAGSLLMFDIAHIAGLVATKLHKDPMPWCDFVTTTTHKTLRGPRGGMVMCKENFAKALDKTIFPGMQGGPLMHIIAAKATAFKLALDPSFKKYQKQILANAKTLAAELLKYGFDLVSGGTDNHMMLVDLRNKGLTGKVMEHALDEAGLTVNKNAVPFDTEKPTITSGIRLGTPSVTTRGFEETEIKRVAAWIDQISRDAGNKELLATVRNEVRELCSNFPVYPDLE
- a CDS encoding pyridoxal-phosphate dependent enzyme yields the protein MIDLTMNEENLKRSVALAKRRNIVIPTFRQMKNPDAHTPDKIKEKLRHTGLWDVDPANLFRITWKNQPRDSGGLYGKVNAFEMPKEITGVRARIFALCGKWFPTGAHKVGASFGCLVPRLVTGQFDPTRHRAVWPSTGNFCRGGAYNAQLLGCESVAILPEGMSRERFEWLKTVAGEIIATPGTESNVKEIYDKVAEIRATRPEAVIFNQFEEMGNHLWHYTVTGSAMEELFNDIKGSRDRFFGVVVTSGSAGTTAAGDWLKEAFPRAKLGVGEALQCPTLLWNGFGDHRIEGIGDKHVPWVHNVKNTDLIFAIDDNVCIAMIRLCNEPEGHAYLRSAGVKEADLEKLSLMGISGAANVAMAVKMAKYYELTERDVIMTVFTDSMDMYRSRLTELNEARGAYTRTQAAVDHNRYVLGLGIDGMQELTYQDRRRIHNLKYYTWVEQQGKTSEELNAQWYDPDYWDNIHKMAEVIDRKIDAFNSMTELEEAESGGN
- a CDS encoding macro domain-containing protein, whose product is MPFQIVQNDITKMNVDAIVNAANTRLLMGGGVCGAIFGAAGAEELQKECDAIGGCKTGQAVLTKGCRLPAKYIIHTPGPVWQGGEEGEPELLRGCYANSLALARSQGCTSIAFPLISSGIFGYPRDRALEVAVDAVKSFLAENDMNVFLVFFDKRFFCLPEDLLEPVESFIEEYYSDSRFLRTCSDLGRRMTKRFAKRPEEPFSKMLLRLMEASGKTDAAIRNGANIDQKRLTEIRRGESGAPDKKTLLALAVALELNKADTDDLLERAGHSLSHSDKQDVIVAYFIISGRYDIYTINETLFHFDQPLLGG
- the pgm gene encoding phosphoglucomutase (alpha-D-glucose-1,6-bisphosphate-dependent), giving the protein MTVSPLAGKTAPREVLANIPRLISEYYTNRPDPAEVSHRVAFGTSGHRGSSSRHSFNEAHIASIALAVAEYRASAGIRGPLFIGADTHALSEPALRTCVEVLAAEGVEIVLQDDLGPAPTPVVSRAILVWNRERSDTGGTADGLVITPSHNPPEDGGIKYDPPSGGPASPEITSLVQKRANELIAAGYEKIRRLPFEKALACETTRFYDYILPYVNDLRNVVDMDVIRDSGVHIGVDPMGGSGVNYWEPIAGIYGLRNLEIVNRRVDPTFSFMTLDHDGKIRMDCSSPWAMSSLVEMKDNFDVAFGNDTDFDRHGIVTPAGLMSPNAYLAVSIAHLFKSRSRWSAAAVVGKTVVSSSMIDRVTRGLGRTLCEVPVGFKWFVDGLLDGSMGFGGEESAGASFLRMDGTTWTTDKDGFIMDLLAAEITAVTERNPEEHYASLTARYGTPVYERIDSPATPDQKAALSRLSPDRVRADTLAGEKITARLTNAPGNGAPIGGLKVVTENGWFAARPSGTEDLYKIYAESFRDQNHLRRLQDEARQIVADAIK
- a CDS encoding PQQ-binding-like beta-propeller repeat protein; the protein is MKRASWGVCAIVFLTSILWVRSASAWSGTLGWTYNAESPITSSIAAVDGLILAGDSSGALHAVYAASGRPAWVYRGSTAVVGLPSVLDKAVVFAQSDGTVTALNLADGTVIWKYSPSSDGYGADSLVDGTTAGDGRVYFVKGDGVLYAISASDGGELWRYTGEELQSAPFFSDGSVYVGGHNGVLSVLSSASGKRQWGGGAGGAINTPVTSGENAYFSSWDGSIQAVRIKGVIPLWNTKVGDPVTTSPFVGEGRVLAGTARGKVVSLSAENGGLQWTFDTEGGTVSGAPVLADGYVFAGGGQGTLFVLSAADGTARFTFSTGGGINGTPAFSGGVLFLGSADGNLYAIR